Sequence from the Desulfovibrio sp. X2 genome:
CATGGACCCACGGCACCTCCAGGAGTTCATCGAGCGGGGCTTTCCCTTCCACTCCCTGCTCGGCATCAAGGTCGACAACATCGAGGAAGGGTCGGTCAGGCTGTACATCCCGTACCAGGAACAGCTGCTCGGCCACGCGAGCAGGTCCATGATCCACGGCGGGGTGATCTCCACGCTGGTGGACATCTGCGGCGGGTTCGCCGTCTGGACCCGGTGCACGCCCGAGGACAACCTCGTGACCATCACCCTGAGCGTGGACTTCCTGCGGCCCGCCACGGGCGACCTCTACGCCGAGGCCTCGGTGCGCCTGCTCGGCAACAGGGTCGGCAACTCCCACGTCGTTGTCTGGTCCGCCGACGACCCGAACCTCCACGTGGCCGAAGGCCGCGGCGTCTACAACATCAAGAGAGGCCGAGGCCGCTCCTAGAAGCGCCGCCCGCCTGAATCGTGGGGAAGGGAGGGAAGGACCCCTTTAAAAAGGGGTCCTTCCCTCCCTTCCCCACACCCCATCCCTCCTTCCTGGCCGCTGAAAAAACACCGTCTGCGGCGTCGCTGCGAAGAATGCAACCCCTCGCGTATTGGAACATACGCATCGGGCTTGCATTCTTCTTGCTCCTTGCATCCGGCACTTTTTGAGCGACCAGGAGGACGTCTTCAGGTTCGCTTCCCTCGACCGGGAAAGGCGCCGTTGCCGTATGCCGTCACCCGCCCGCATCTCCTCCGCCCGCGGCGAGAATCGCGAGCACCCTTGAAGCCTCCCGGCAGAGGAGAGTGAAGAGGCGCTTGCATGGGAGTTGGGTGGAAGGCGAGGGGTTCGGGGGGACTGTCCCGATAACCGGGCCCCGACGGCGAT
This genomic interval carries:
- a CDS encoding PaaI family thioesterase; the encoded protein is MDPRHLQEFIERGFPFHSLLGIKVDNIEEGSVRLYIPYQEQLLGHASRSMIHGGVISTLVDICGGFAVWTRCTPEDNLVTITLSVDFLRPATGDLYAEASVRLLGNRVGNSHVVVWSADDPNLHVAEGRGVYNIKRGRGRS